A window from Suncus etruscus isolate mSunEtr1 chromosome 18, mSunEtr1.pri.cur, whole genome shotgun sequence encodes these proteins:
- the LOC125995829 gene encoding protein MEMO1-like — protein MSNRVVCREASHELEGWLSQAQSTKRPARAIIAPHAGYTYCGSCAAHAYKQVDPSVTRRVFILGPSHHVPLSRCALSSVDIYRTPLYDLRIDQKIYGELWKTGMFERMSLQTDEDEHSIEMHLPYTAKAMESHKDEFTIIPVLVGALSESKEQEFGKLFSKYLADPSNLFVVSSDFCHWGQRFLYSYYDESQGEIYKSIEHLDNMGMSIIEQLDPASFSNYLKKYHNTICGRHPIGVLLNAITELQKNGMNMSFSFLNYAQSSQCRNWHDSSVSYAAGALTVH, from the coding sequence ATGTCCAACCGAGTGGTGTGCCGCGAAGCCAGCCACGAGCTAGAAGGTTGGCTTTCTCAAGCCCAGTCTACGAAAAGACCCGCAAGAGCCATTATCGCACCCCACGCAGGATACACGTACTGTGGCTCTTGTGCTGCCCACGCGTACAAGCAAGTGGACCCATCTGTCACCCGGAGAGTTTTCATCCTCGGGCCTTCTCATCACGTCCCCCTCTCCCGCTGCGCCCTTTCTAGCGTGGACATATATAGGACCCCCCTGTACGACCTCCGCATAGACCAAAAGATTTATGGAGAACTCTGGAAGACAGGGATGTTTGAACGCATGTCTCTGCAGACAGATGAAGACGAACACAGTATCGaaatgcatttgccttacacagctAAAGCCATGGAAAGCCATAAGGATGAGTTTACCATTATTCCTGTACTGGTTGGAGCTCTGAGTGAGTCAAAAGAACAGGAATTCGGAAAACTCTTCAGTAAATATCTAGCGGATCCTAGTAATCTCTTTGTGGTTTCTTCTGATTTCTGCCATTGGGGTCAAAGGTTCCTTTACAGTTACTATGATGAATCCCAGGGGGAGATATATAAATCCATTGAACATCTAGATAACATGGGTATGAGTATTATAGAACAACTAGACCCTGCATCTTTTAGCAATTACTTGAAGAAATACCATAACACTATATGTGGAAGACATCCCATTGGGGTGTTACTAAACGCTATTACAGAGCTGCAGAAGAACGGAATGAATATGAGCTTTTCCTTTTTGAATTATGCCCAGTCGAGCCAGTGCAGAAACTGGCATGACAGTTCCGTGAGTTACGCTGCGGGAGCACTCACAGTCCACTGA